GAGGGGAGCGATACTTGACCAGGCCCTGTACCTTCCTGAGGTTGTCTGAACACGAAGCAGCGAAGAATCTTGGCAGTCTCTTCTGACCTCGCTAATTTCGGAGCTCCTAAGTGCCACTAGGAGCTCTCTGCTCGTGTATCTATACGCGCCATGATGAACCTCGCCGCGAGCGCCAGCCTTCTTGACGTCCGTTTTAATGGATGTCTGAAACCGAAAGTCTTCATCGAATGGGCACGGCGTACCCTGCATTCCGAACTGACGAATCGACTCCTCTTGTATCTCTAGAGGGGTGAATCCATTGGCCAGGGGAAGGTTTGATATGTCCTCATACAAGATTTGGTCAACTTCCTTCCTGATGTGGCGAAACTGCAGAGCGGCTGTGCGGCGGCTCTTGAACCGTCCATCTGCGCTTCGACCCTTCTTGTCGAAGTACGTGCCACCAGGGAGACGCTCAAGCGGCCCGTTTACTCGCCCGAGCAAGTTCTCTACTTGGCCGTTCGATCGAGATTTTGCCGCGGGGTTGATGATCAATGTGATTCTGTAGTGCTCACAGAACTTCCGCAGCCACGAAGATCGGTTCTCTGGCCCTCGATCGATCTGAATTATCGAGGGAAGACATCCATGGCGAGCCACGTAGTCCCGCAGCAGAATAGCGAGTCCGTCTCTTCTGGCGGGCCCGAAAATTAGGCTGGATGCTGCTGGGGTGCTGCTGTGGCAGTCCACTGCTACATAGAGAACTGGAGCTTCAAGAAGTAGTTTGTCCTCGATTCCTGGGAAGACTTTGTTGTCCACCTTCGTGGAGTCGATCTGAATCTTTATGCCCGTGGCAGAAGGAGGTGCAGAGCGTGAACGTGGATCAGCTGTTTGCGAGATGGCTTGGTACGCTCTCTTCCCGCCTTGGGCAAGGGCACGCTTGGCAGCGCTAGTCGCTTCTAGACGCTTTCGAAGTGTCGTCTTAGAAGGTGGTTCGATCTTTCGCTCGCGACATGCAATTGACAGTTCCGAGTACGCGTCCCCGAAAGAGGTCAAGTTGCCGCTCTGCCATTTCTTGCAGACGCCACTAAGCAGCTGAGCTTGGATCTCATCCAGCCTGCTAGTCCTGTTGCCGGAAGCCTGGTAGTTCGTTATGCACACTTCAAGTGCATTCGTTCCAGCGCGATCTGCTTCTAGAACACTCCTAACAAGCGGCTTAAGCCGCTCAGTCGCGGCGACTGTGCCGGCGATTACTTGACGTACCAGCGTCAGCCTCTTGATCCCCTTGTCAATGTCTAATTTCGAGGCTTTTGATAGACGGTCATCCGATTGCCTGAGAAGTTGATCTACTGAGGACGCGGTTCTGTCGCGCAGTATTTGTGCTTGATGTACGTCCGTCGTTAGCCAGAAGCTTTCTGTGTTGTCGATTGGCGTGGACGAGATAGGGCCGTAGACCAACGCCGTCGCGAGCATGTGACCTATATCTTTGATCATCAAACCGCTTATTCTTTCCCGGAGAAAGTGAAGTGATGCCGGTCCCTTCCTCAATTCATTCAAAACCGCCGCTTCGTACTTAGGCCTGCTGCCAAAGTCAACATTCGCATAGAGGAACTCGAGATTTCTGAGTTCAACAGAGAAGTGGCTTGGTTGCACCCATACCGTAAAGTTCGCACCGATGGCGTCAGCCCATTTCTCAAGAACTGGATTTGAGACCTTCGTACTAGTCCTTACCCACTCTTCTGGCTTCTTCTGGATCAGGGACTCGACCGCACTTAGCGGCTTACACTCAACTAGATCGACACTGGACTTCCGTATTACTAGGAAGTCCACCGTGAAACTAGACACATGTCGTCTTCCATATCTTTCGCGAACGATGTTCTTGCACAGAACTTGGGTGAAGTACCCAAGGACATCGCTATCTAGTTCCAGCTGATAGGCATAGAGGCGCTCAACGGTGTGACTTTCCATTTCCCGGAAAGCGCCGTTCTTCTTTGAGTACAAGTAGACAATCGAGTTCTCCAAGGCGTGCTCACCCACCTGCCGTGCTGCGGCGGCTTCGCACATTTCAGCGATCCGCGAGATGGCATCAGGGTCTAGTCCCTGCTGAGCAAGCGCCAGTCGAACTTTTGAGATGTCCATGGAGAGCGTCCGGCAACAGTCACCCGACGCACCAGAGGGTGGTGCGGGGCTGGATGGTCTTGGAACGGGCAACACAGATCGGGAGGCGCGAGTCGTCAATCTCGGGCGGCCCCGTCAGTGACCATGCCACCGCGCTGTCGAGATGTCAATAAGTAATTGATTTTGCTACTTTTATTGCAGAATAAAGCTCAACTTTTGTTTGTGTAAGAACGCTACTGAAAACCAACTTTGGTTATCAGAATCACCATAGTTGGTATGGAAATCATCCGGAGGACTACGCACTTTGGTGTGCGATCACCCACGCACTTTGGCTTCCCGGCCATGTGGAGCCGCTTCCGCGCGACCTTCCGCCCACATTGCGACGACATCGACACACCACGCTGCAGCACATGCCGATCCGGCGGTACGTGCCGGAGGCGCACCGGGTGACTGTCATGCACGCTCTCAGGATCGGTTTCCTCTTCGTGGCGCTCATCGCAGGCAGCGGCTGCGCGAGCCGCTCCGCGCAGGTGCGTCCCTCGCTGGACGACATGCAAGTCGTCGCTGCGAACGACATACAGGTGCCGGATGCCGACGCGCTATCGGACGCGCGACCACTCGCCGATGCGCACGCCGTGTCGCCCCCCGGCGAAGACGCCGCGGTCATCGAAGAAGACCTCGCGCTCGTCTATGGCGACGCCGAGGTGTGGGATCCGTGGGAGAAACAGAACCGCCGCGTCCATCGTTTCAACACTGTGGTCGATGCGCACGTCCTGCGCCCGCTGGCGCGCGCGTACACCCGCGCGCTGCCGGCTCGGATCCGTGCGGGCGTCACCCGCTTCTTCCGCAATCTCGGCGAACCCGCCAACGCGATCAATCACGCACTGCAAGGCCATCCCGGGCATTCGCTGGCCACCCTCGGCCGCTTCGCGCTCAACACCACGCTCGGCGTCGGCGGCGTGTTCGATCCCGCCTCGCGCATGGGCCTGCGCCGTCGCGATGAGGAGGACGTCGGCCAGACGCTCGGCACGTGGGGATGGCGGCGCTCGCGCTACCTCGTCCTGCCGCTGCTCGGGCCGCGCACCGTACGCGACACGCTGTCGCTCGTGGCCGACCAGCGCGTGGCGCCGCTGCGGTACGTCAACGACGGCACCACCGCGCTCGCTTTGCAGGCGCTCGAGGTCGTCGACGGCCGCACGCAGCTCGCGGCCTTCGACGACGCCCGCGAGGACGCCTACGACGACTACGCCTTCGTGCGCGATGCCTGGTCGCAGCGCCGCGTCCACCAGATCGAGCGCGACGCGCCGTCCGAGTAAGCGGACGCCCGACATTTGGACGACACCGCGATTCCATCCTTCCTCCCGCCGGGCGCAAGCCCCTCCCGACGCGCGCCCCTCCCCATGCCCATGCCCTTCCTCCAGCACCGTCGTCCTCTCGTCATCGCGGCCATCGTCATCGGCGTCCTCGCCGTCGTGCTGGCGCTTGCGTCCGGGCGCGCCGACGACGTGCCCGCGTCGAGTGCGCCGATGCCGGTGATGTCGGTCGTCCTGACCACGCCGCGCGCCGCACCGTTGCCGCTGCGGGTGCCGGCGACGGGCCACGTGATGGCGTGGCAGGAAGCGACCATCGGTGCCGAAACCGAAGGCCTGCGCCTGACCGACGTGCACGTCAACGTCGGCGACCTCGTCGTCCGCGGCCAGGTGCTGGCCACGTTCAACGCCGCGCTCGTGCAGGCCGACGTGGCGGAAGCGCAGGCCGCGGTCGCGGTGGCCCAGGCCGAGGCGCAGGAAGCGGACGGCAATGCGCGCCGCGCGAAGCTGCTGGAAGGTTCCGGTGCGATGTCGGCGCAGCAGATCAGCCAGTACCTGGCGGTGGCCGCCGTGGCGCGCGCACGCCTGGACGCCGCCCGCGCCGCCGCGCAACGCGAACGGGTGCGCCTCTCGCATGCGCGCGTGCTCGCGCCGGCCGACGGCATCATCTCCGCGCGTACCGCGACGGTCGGCGCGGTGGTGCCGGCGGGCCAGGAACTGTTCCGCATGATCAAGGACGGACGCCTGGAATGGCGCGCGCGCGTGGCGCTGTCCGACCTGGACGCGCTGGTGCCAGGACAGCTCGCGTTGGTGCGTGTGTCCGGCCACGCGCCGATCCGCGGCACGCTGCGCATGGTCTCGCCCGACATCGACACGCAAACGCACAGCGGCCAGGTTTACGTCGACCTGCCGCGCGACAGCGGCGTACGTGCGGGCACCTTCGTCACCGGCCATGTCAAGGTCGGCGAGATCCCGGCGCTCACCCTGCCGCAGACGGCGGTCTTGCTGCGCGACGGGTTCCACTACGTGATGCGCGTGGGCGCTACCTCGAATGTGGTGGCGGTGAAGGTCGAAGTGGGTCGGCGGATCGGCGACCGCATCGAGATCACCCGCGGCGTGGGGGCGGCCGACCGCGTGATCGCCTCCGGTCTCAGCTTCCTCAGCGAAGGCGACTCGGTGCGCGTGCTCGAGGCGTCGCCGCAAGCCGCCGCCGTCGTGCGCCACGGCAACCCCGCGCGCACGAATGCCGAAGCGCCGGCCCGGAGCGCGCCGTGAACCTCAACGTCTCGCGCTGGTCGATCCGCAACCCGGTCGCCACCACGCTGCTGTTCCTGCTGCTGACGCTGGCCGGCACCGGCGGCTTCCTGGCGATGAAGGTGCAGAACTTCCCCGACATCGACTTCCCGGTCGTCACCGTCACCGCCGCGTTGCCGGGTGCGTCGCCCGCGCAGCTGGAGAACGACGTTGCCCGCAAGATCGAGGATTCGCTGGCCAACGTGCAGGGGTTGAAGCACGTCATCACCACGCTGACCGACGGCGTGGCCACGATCACTGCGGAATTCCGCGTCGGCAAGCCGGTGCAGCAGGCGATGGACGATGTGCGCGATGCCGTCTCCGCCACGCGCGCGCAGCTGCCGGCGGACCTGCAGGACCCCGTCATCACCAAGATGGAGTTGGCCGGCACGCCGGTGCTCACGTACACGGTCGCGTCGTCCACCCGCGACGATGAAGCGCTGTCGTGGTTCATCGACAGCCAGGTGAGCAAGCAGTTGCTCGCCGTGCCCGGCGTGGGCGCGGTGTCGCGCGTCGGCGGCGTGGACCGCGAAGTGCGGGTGGAACTGGACCCGACCCGCCTGCTCGCGTTGAACACCACCGCCGCGGATCTCTCGCGCCAGCTGCGCGAACTGCAACAGGAAGCCTCGGGCGGCCGCGTCGACGTGGGAGGCGCCGAGCAGTCGGTACGCACCATCGCCACCG
This genomic stretch from Pseudoxanthomonas sp. CF385 harbors:
- a CDS encoding DDE-type integrase/transposase/recombinase gives rise to the protein MDISKVRLALAQQGLDPDAISRIAEMCEAAAARQVGEHALENSIVYLYSKKNGAFREMESHTVERLYAYQLELDSDVLGYFTQVLCKNIVRERYGRRHVSSFTVDFLVIRKSSVDLVECKPLSAVESLIQKKPEEWVRTSTKVSNPVLEKWADAIGANFTVWVQPSHFSVELRNLEFLYANVDFGSRPKYEAAVLNELRKGPASLHFLRERISGLMIKDIGHMLATALVYGPISSTPIDNTESFWLTTDVHQAQILRDRTASSVDQLLRQSDDRLSKASKLDIDKGIKRLTLVRQVIAGTVAATERLKPLVRSVLEADRAGTNALEVCITNYQASGNRTSRLDEIQAQLLSGVCKKWQSGNLTSFGDAYSELSIACRERKIEPPSKTTLRKRLEATSAAKRALAQGGKRAYQAISQTADPRSRSAPPSATGIKIQIDSTKVDNKVFPGIEDKLLLEAPVLYVAVDCHSSTPAASSLIFGPARRDGLAILLRDYVARHGCLPSIIQIDRGPENRSSWLRKFCEHYRITLIINPAAKSRSNGQVENLLGRVNGPLERLPGGTYFDKKGRSADGRFKSRRTAALQFRHIRKEVDQILYEDISNLPLANGFTPLEIQEESIRQFGMQGTPCPFDEDFRFQTSIKTDVKKAGARGEVHHGAYRYTSRELLVALRSSEISEVRRDCQDSSLLRVQTTSGRYRAWSSIAPLHATDSEIDIEFRSYYLAQLGKQKAEIRQRIAENSYARRSAMVSATQHPDLAKDDAAAAVTEQQAPLKISPPRSTTELIEAKS
- a CDS encoding MlaA family lipoprotein codes for the protein MHALRIGFLFVALIAGSGCASRSAQVRPSLDDMQVVAANDIQVPDADALSDARPLADAHAVSPPGEDAAVIEEDLALVYGDAEVWDPWEKQNRRVHRFNTVVDAHVLRPLARAYTRALPARIRAGVTRFFRNLGEPANAINHALQGHPGHSLATLGRFALNTTLGVGGVFDPASRMGLRRRDEEDVGQTLGTWGWRRSRYLVLPLLGPRTVRDTLSLVADQRVAPLRYVNDGTTALALQALEVVDGRTQLAAFDDAREDAYDDYAFVRDAWSQRRVHQIERDAPSE
- a CDS encoding efflux RND transporter periplasmic adaptor subunit, which translates into the protein MPMPFLQHRRPLVIAAIVIGVLAVVLALASGRADDVPASSAPMPVMSVVLTTPRAAPLPLRVPATGHVMAWQEATIGAETEGLRLTDVHVNVGDLVVRGQVLATFNAALVQADVAEAQAAVAVAQAEAQEADGNARRAKLLEGSGAMSAQQISQYLAVAAVARARLDAARAAAQRERVRLSHARVLAPADGIISARTATVGAVVPAGQELFRMIKDGRLEWRARVALSDLDALVPGQLALVRVSGHAPIRGTLRMVSPDIDTQTHSGQVYVDLPRDSGVRAGTFVTGHVKVGEIPALTLPQTAVLLRDGFHYVMRVGATSNVVAVKVEVGRRIGDRIEITRGVGAADRVIASGLSFLSEGDSVRVLEASPQAAAVVRHGNPARTNAEAPARSAP